The nucleotide sequence AACCCGTCGGTGCCGGAGACCAGCAGCACCCCGTCCCAGAGCCGGCCGGCGGCCTCGCCGCGCGGGATCGGCGCCACCACCGGCCCGAAGAACGCGTTCACCCGCCCGTCGGGGCCGGTGACGTGGATGGTCGGCGTGCCGAGGTCCTCGCCCACCGGGGCCAGCCCGGCCTGGTGGCTGGCCAGCAGGGCCGCGTCGTGCTCGGTCGTGTCGGCGGCATCGGCCAGGTCGACGGGCAGGCCGACCTCGGTCAGCGCCGCCACGTACAGCTCCCGGCCGATCGGGGCGCCCTCGTGGTGGATCCGCTCGCCGAGTGCCGTGTAGAGGTCGCGCAGCACCTCGGGGCCGCACTTCTGCGCGGCGGCCACGCAGACCCGGACCGGGCCAAGACCCGGCTTCAGCCACTCCTGATACCACTCCTCCAGGTCCGCGCGCCCCTCGTTGAGCAGCGACAGGCTCAGCACGTGGAACCGGACGCGGACCTCGCGGACCCGCTCCACCTCCAGCAGCCAGCGGGAGGCGTTCCACGCCCACGGGCAGCGCGGGTCGAACCACATGTCGGCGGTGGTCATCGTCGTCTCGGTCCCTTCGCGAGTGCCGCTTGCCGAGTCGACGGTATGCCGTGAAGTGGCCCATCAGCAGAGCCAATCCATGCCCTGATCGTTGGGCCAATAGCCGAGACGCCGGTCGGTGTCGTCGTCGATGCGGTCCTCGCACCACCGCCCGCAACCGCCGGTGGGGTCGCTCGCGCCGGGTTTGAGCTGCGACGCGGCGGGAAGACACGCGCGCCGCGCGGGCCGGCCGGCCCGACGTCGCCGGGCGCACCCGTCCGGGCCGCGGCGGACCGCGAGGAGGACCGATGGCCCAGGCGGCCACCAGACCGAGCAGCGCCAGGAAGGCCACCGGGGCCCGCAAGGCCCCGATGCCGAACAAGGCGGCGGCGAAGAAGGTCGCGACCGCCACCAAGCGGGCGACCGGGGCCACCGCCGCCAAGACTCCCGGCGAGAAGCCGACCCCGACCACCGCGCGGGTGGCGCGGAAGAAGGCCACCTCGGCCACCACCGCCACACCCACCCGCAGGCCCACCGCCAAGGCGGTCGCCGCGAAGAAGGCCACCACGGCGAAGAAGGCCCCCGCCACCAAGGCCGCCGTCAAGAAGGCGCCCGCCAGGAAGGCCGTGGCGAAGAAGGCCCCCGCCAAGAAGGCCGTGGCCAAGAAGGCGCCCGGCACCAGGAGCACGGTGAAGAAGGCCCCGGCCACGCGGACCACGGCGAAGAAGGCGCCGGCCGCCAAGGGCACGGCCCACGCGGCCACCGTCAAGAAGGCCGCCGACCGCGCCGCCGAGGCGCGGCGGGTCGCCGCTACGCGTACGCCGGCGAGGAAGGCCACCACCATGGAGTCGTTCGGTAACCGGCGGACGGCCCGGACGAGCGGCCGGTGAGCCGTCGGCGAGAATGACCGGGTGGCGAAACGCGGTGCCCGCCCGAGCGCGGCCGACCCGACCAGCGGGGCCTGTCCGTGCGGCTCCGGCCTGCCGTACGCGGACTGCTGCGGCCCGATCCACCGGGGCGTCTCGGCGGCGGCGACCGCCGAGGCGCTGATGCGCTCCCGCTACAGCGCCTTCGCGCTCGGCGACGCCGCGCACCTGCTGCACAGCTGGCACTCCACCACCCGGCCGCCGCGCCTGCGGCTGGACCCGGGCACCAAGTGGACCCGGCTGGAGGTGCTCGGCACCGACCGGGGCGGGCTGTTCGACAGCGCGGGCACGGTCCGGTTCCGCGCCCACTACCGGGAGGCCGGCCGGCCCGGCACGGTGGCCGAGCACAGCCGGTTCGTCCGGGAGGACGGCCGCTGGGTCTACCTGGACGCGCTTCCCGACTGACCGGCCGGCGGCGCCGGTCAGGGGCGGGCGACCGCGGCGCGCACCGGCAGGCCGAGCCGGCGGACCGCGGCCCGGACCAGCTCGTCCGGCGACGCCGCCACCTCCAGCACCACACCGGACTCGTCCGGCCCCAGGTGCTCGAGGATGGCCCGCTGCGAGTCGAGCAGGCTGGCCGGCATGTAGTGCCCGACCCGCCGGTCCAGCCGGTCCCGGATCAGCTCGGCCGCCCCGTCCAGGTGCAGGAACTCCACGTGGGCGGGCCCCTGCCGCAGCACGTCCCGGTACGCGCGCTTCAACGCCGAGCAGGTCAGCACGGTGGACACCCCCTCGGCGTGCCGGTCGGCCATCCACCCGGCCAGGGCGCGCAGCCACGGCCAGCGGTCCGCGTCGTCGAGCGGGACGCCGGCCCGCATCCGGGCCACGTTGGCCGCCGAGTGGAACTCGTCGGCCTCGGCGAACCGCAGGCCGGTCAGCTCGCTGATCCCC is from Micromonospora terminaliae and encodes:
- a CDS encoding disulfide bond formation protein DsbA; translation: MTTADMWFDPRCPWAWNASRWLLEVERVREVRVRFHVLSLSLLNEGRADLEEWYQEWLKPGLGPVRVCVAAAQKCGPEVLRDLYTALGERIHHEGAPIGRELYVAALTEVGLPVDLADAADTTEHDAALLASHQAGLAPVGEDLGTPTIHVTGPDGRVNAFFGPVVAPIPRGEAAGRLWDGVLLVSGTDGFFELKRARTRRPIER
- a CDS encoding histone H1, yielding MAQAATRPSSARKATGARKAPMPNKAAAKKVATATKRATGATAAKTPGEKPTPTTARVARKKATSATTATPTRRPTAKAVAAKKATTAKKAPATKAAVKKAPARKAVAKKAPAKKAVAKKAPGTRSTVKKAPATRTTAKKAPAAKGTAHAATVKKAADRAAEARRVAATRTPARKATTMESFGNRRTARTSGR
- a CDS encoding YchJ family protein, with the protein product MAKRGARPSAADPTSGACPCGSGLPYADCCGPIHRGVSAAATAEALMRSRYSAFALGDAAHLLHSWHSTTRPPRLRLDPGTKWTRLEVLGTDRGGLFDSAGTVRFRAHYREAGRPGTVAEHSRFVREDGRWVYLDALPD
- a CDS encoding gluconokinase, with the protein product MTGDRPPTRHVVVMGVSGAGKTTVARGISELTGLRFAEADEFHSAANVARMRAGVPLDDADRWPWLRALAGWMADRHAEGVSTVLTCSALKRAYRDVLRQGPAHVEFLHLDGAAELIRDRLDRRVGHYMPASLLDSQRAILEHLGPDESGVVLEVAASPDELVRAAVRRLGLPVRAAVARP